The genomic DNA GTCATCTGAGTGTATTCTGACAATGCTATAGCATCAGATCCTAGCTTTGCGGAGCTTCCATcatctctaaaaaaaaactccGCCAACTTGTTACTCATCGTCCCATGATTCAAGTTCAGCTTTCATCAGTCTTGGAGCCTACCATCGATTCTTTCCACTCAGTTTGTAATAATACCTTCCAACCTGCAAAGTAGTTCTTGTTTGGTGgattcaaaaacagaaaatggcATTAAAATTTCTGATCATTCAGGTATCTTGTTTTGGCTCCTCTCTGTTCTAGACAgagaaatttccaaaaaaaaaaaagttaataggACTATAAGATTTCAACTTTTGTTGGTGGAAACAGAGGATTTATGGGATCAATGGCTGTGCTATCACATATATATCGTCAAGGACAATCACATACTTATTAGTTTCCTACAGTTTGAGAAAGTTCAGATTGGATGAAGTTCATCTGCCGTCAGCTCCTAGTTTTGTCCAAGCTTTCCCAAGGTCGTTTGCCAAACATATTTACATGTAAACTGCTGTGAAGCGTACACCCATACAAGTGAATAAAAATATTCTCATGTTAGCCGACATTGCCTTCAGTCTTAAGGGTGTTAACTTTTATGGATCTACTAGCCATGCATGAAAATTCACCCATGCAAGTCAGACAATTTCTAATTAATTGTAACACATATacacaaatcaatcaataaataagAGAATTGTCCACAAAGCacactttaaagtttaaacagaGTATTTCACAAGAAACCATGATCATCTACAACGATAGAAAAAGGCACACTATGAGCTAAAAAGCCTAAAACAGACGATGATCAAGTGGTTTTGGAAGTTGGAAGCGATAGTTTCTTGTTTCAGGAAAGTTTCCTAATGAGAATTGAATTAGTCTTCTTTACCAACTTCAAAGATAACAATCATTACTCAATCATTATGCCATCTCTGCAATTGCTTATTCAATTTTGTAAAggtgattgtgttttttttctcttgtttttgtagATTAATGAAATTTTCTAATTGGTCTATTATGTTAATACCTGAACGGACATTACTCTTTGAAAAATCCATCACTAATAAGAATTTTGACCTCTGACAGACTTACACACAgttcttgatcttttttttttgggtctgaAATACATCTCCAACACTTTTCACATCACATAAAAAGGATATACAGTACATGTCTATAACTCTTACCATATGTGTACTTTTTGCAGGAGATCATGTCCCTCCAATAACAAACCTCAAATCCTCCAAATCCATAAATAAATTACTCGAGTTTTAGAGAATAAAATTACTTCATCAGTTGTTAGTGAATTTACttgtgatttatatatattaaagatttatatataagaaattaacTTTTGAGCCTAAGTAAAATATGACAGAAGACattatctatatctatataaagTAGATAAGAGCAAGTGATGGATTATCATCACCTACATAATTATccatatataacaaaacaaatataagacTTTCAAAACACGCAAATGCTAAATTTTCAACATCTCATATGTGGTGGAACGAGGTCCAGCGGTTGGACAAGCAACCTTAAAGCATGAGAATCGCTCGTCTCTCAGACTTGGGTTGCTCGGTCGACATATATGTCAATACAATTTTAAGtataaacacaaaatttatttatattcattgAAAAGTAGCTATAAAAAGGACAAGTGTAATAAACTTGTAAGTAACGTTTCTTATGCTGTCTTCCACTCTCTCTCATCCTTTATTCTCTTGTTTCCTTTATTCTGATAGTGATAGACTCTCCTAAATATCATCGATGATCTTTATGATCTATTTAGGCAGAAGGGCATTTTCATcgatttttttgtaataaagaaGAGTCCGCCATGGCTGATCATTTTCTGAGCTCGTCTCTTCAACTCACAGCTACTTCTCCAATCCTCTTCTTCACTACAGTAAAAACACCTGTTATCCACAACCACAGAACGACATGCACAGCACCGACGAACCCCCGTTTCCATCTCCTCCGCCGTTCCGCCGCCGCCGGTACCGCCGTGGCTGATCAGAcagaaggaggaagaggaggagaggtTCTTTTAAACCCTGAAGACGAGAAACGTGTTGAGGTGGCTGATTACGATTGGAGGGAGGAGTGGTACCCTTTGTACCTCACCAGAAACGTTCCCGAGGATGCGCCGCTTGGCCTCACCGTCTTTGATCGCCAAATAGTTTTGTATAGAGACGGTGAAGGAACACTACGTTGTTACGAGGATCGTTGTCCTCATCGGTAAGAGATTGATCCAGCAAACAACAACTTGTTTTTCTGATGTCTACAGAATCTTGATTAGTTGTTGGAACTGTGAAAAAAgacaaagattttgtttttacttgtttgagttctgttttgtcttttaggTTGGCTAAGTTGTCTGAAGGACAGCTGATTGATGGGAGATTGGAATGTCTGTACCATGGTTGGCAATTTGAAGGAGATGGCAAATGTGTCAAGATTCCTCaggtttttatttttcgttCTCTGAGGTTGATCAAATTTTGGAGACTATGTATTCActtgatggttttttttataacagCTTCCTGCTAGTGCCAAGATTCCAAAGGCGGCTTGCGTGAAGACATACGAGGTGAAGGATTCACAAGGAGTTGTATGGGTGTGGATGTCAACAAAAACACCTCCTAACCCTGAGAAGCTTCCTTGGTTTGAGCATTTTGCTAGACCTGGTTTTTTCGACATATCGACAACTCACGAGCTTCCTTATGACCATTCCATTCTTCTAGAGAATCTGATGGATCCGGCTCATGTCCCTATTTCTCATGATAGAACTGACTTCAGTTCAAAAAGAGAAGATGCTCAGCCTCTGGTTTTTGAGGTCACCGAGAGAACTAACCGGGGTTTCGCAGGGACTTGGGGAAAGGAGAAAGACGGCGGGAAAGGGAGTAATTTACTTCGGTTTGATGCTCCATGTGTTCTGCAGAACAATCGAGAATTTGATGGGAAGGACGGGGTGAAGAACTACTTTTCAGGGCTGTTTCTCTGTAGACCAACAGGGCAAGGGAAGTCTATGCTTATCGTTAGGTTTGGGGTCACGAAAAGATCACCTTTGGTTTCAGTGTTACCTCAATGGTTCTCGCATCAGAATGCCTGCAAGGTCTTTGAACAAGACATGGGGTTCCTATCGTCTCAAAACGAGGTCCTGATGAAGGAGAAAGTACCAACTAAGGACTTGTACTTAAATCTCAAGTCATCAGACACATGGGTCGCTGAGTATAGAAAGTGGATGGACAAAGTTGGTCATGGGATGCCTTACCATTTCGGGCATAGGACCATATCTCTCCCCAAGGTTCCTCCCGTAGTGGAGCATGCCCCAGCAGGGCTCATTGCAGCTCTCTCAGCGTCTTACCCTGCAAAAGGAGGAATTGGAACTATGCACGCTCCCAATTTGGCGAACCGATACTTCAGACATATTATCCATTGTAGAAGCTGCACTAAAGCAATCAAATCTTTTGAGCTCTGGAAAAATATCCTCTCTGCCACGGCAATTGCTTTGACGACTTTGGCCATTCTGGTGGTTAGTAGACAGTGGAAGGCTGTCCTGTTAGGTTCAGCAGCATTGCTCTCAACCGCAGCTTATGGTTGCTTAAGAGCTATAGAACTAAACACCAATAACTTCATTAGAACACACAGAAGACTatgaaaatatgtatattgggATGTCTCCTCTTTTTCCAACATATATTTCATGGAATACCATTTCGCTTGTAAACGCAACTATAATTCCAAAGGTTCCAGTGTTTGCCATAAATCATACAGTTTAACCATGAAAATTATGTTAACCTGATGCAAGGTTCTATGTTCTAAAACTTGAGccatttcttctctttctctttgatttctACTGCATTGGAGGCAGCTGCTTGAGATGCTAGTGTACTCGCCAATGCCTTTCGGACTTGGTTCAGTCTTTTTGTCGCAGCATCTGAAACGACTTGatctttcttgtttctgttgaccatctgttctagtttcattagtTCCACCTTCAAGTCCTTGATTTCGTCTTGGTATGCAACCAAAGCTTTCCTGTCTACTGGAccattgttttgcttcttttttacGGACTCTATGCTGCTTACTTTCTCATGGCTTCTAGGAAAAATTTGTTCGTTGATAAAGCTAAACAAATCTGGCTTCGATTCCTCTTTTTGTTTCGCTGCTCTAGCTGCTTCTGCAAACTTCTTCTCACGCTTCCTTTTCCCACCTCtgctccttttcttcttctgtttgtcGCTTTTACCTTCTCCGTTTTTGACATGCTCAAGAGCATAATCCAGCGACCGCTTTGCTGGAAGTACTTTTACTAAGACAGGATTTAATATCCCTTGACCAGAGGCACCAAGACCCATCCCTTCACGGTAACCCATACTTGCCATCATCTTCGAAGCTATTCCTCTGGTGTGATTCTCCCACTTAGCAAATAAGACGGTGTCAGTTTGGACGCCTCTTGGTTGATTTGTGCTTTCTAGAAAGCCTATGCCTTGTGGAGATTCTTCTTCATAATCACTTGATATAGATTCGTCAGAATCTGAAGCACTCCCTTCTTCgttctcctcctcttccccGTCATCATCAGTCATCTGAGCGTATTCTGACAATGCCATAGCATCAGATCCTAGCTTTGCGGAGCTTCCATCATCTCTGAAAACAATTCCGCCAACTTGTAACTCATCATCCCATGATTCAAGTTCAGCCTTCCTCCATATGTCGTATTTACTGCCAGAAACTGCCCAAATCTTGGAGCCTACCATCGATTCTTTCCACTCAGTCTGGGCATAGTTCTTCAGAGAAGATAACGGCACATCTAGTCCTGCATTGATATCTTGCAGTTAATCACCAGAATGACAAATTGACCACATTCCCGACTTCTAAAATCCTAATGTAGTGACACTACgaacaaaacacataaacaatAGCGATAAGTCATCTAATCAGGCTTGAAACATACCATGTGAAGAACGACAAGAACTACCAAAGCGACACCTCTGTTGCATGAAAAACTTGCACATCTGCAATAGTGCGGTGCAGCGTTAGTATCTGagacacaaaaacaacaattgcACAACTAGCAACagtaaaaatctcaaaattagtCTTCCATAGCCATTTAATAAACGCCTGTATCAGAACCTAATTAGGCTACAAAGACAAGCACAACTGAGGCTTTCAGTAACCACTAGCCACCCTAACTTTCAGAAACCCCAGTTCGTATAAATCTTGTAACACACACTAACCAATAGCTCATGTggataacaaaagaaagaactGAGGAAAAACCAAACAGATGAGACTGAGTAAAAGACAACTAAATTCTCACCGTCATACTCTCAGATGTGGGTGTAAGGAAAGAGATCTTGGCAGTATCAGAGCCTTCAAACCCAATAATGCGACCATTATACCAACGACCATCAGTATGTCGAAACCTACATTGCGATCCATCCAAATCCTTTTTCTCCGGCTCCAATTCCTTTAGATGCACAGCTTCAACTCCAGCATCATGATTCAACACACTCAGCGCTATATCAGCTTCTTGCAATAACCGAGCACGCTTTAACTGAAAAAGCCCTTCCTCTGTCTCCTTGATTGCTTGGAGAAGTTCTTCATGAACCTTGAGAATAACCAAAACCAGCATGAGATTGTCAAAGGCAACAAGGAAACAAACAGCATTCGGCTAATCCATACATGAAATCATTAAACTTTGGGGGTATTGGTAGTGATAGACATAGTAGTGAGTTATGAATTGTGGTAATCTTAGTTCTATAGATAACTAGGGATCTGATTTAGGAGAAGGAAAAATTTACCGAGAGGAGTTCGGGATTAAATGGGTCAGAAGCTAGGGCTTCGTCGATGGCGGAAAGAGAATCTTTTTGTTCCTTGAGCTGAACGTCAAGAAGGTCTTCAAGGGCTTTTTCTTCTTCGCTCGCCATGGGAAGATGATTCTCTTTctcgaggaggaggagaaggctAGAGacgaagacaaagaagaagaagaaaaattcttgggttAAGTCTGTACCGACCCGGAAACTTAACCGACttacaatttattattttctcttctcttttcatacatttttttctttccataatTCGGTTTAGCTTTGGGTTCGGTGTATGAATTCGGTTCCGGTCAATTTACttggttttgtttaaattttagttatttcggtttgatttgttttttatattcggtttagtttgtttggttttcaaTTCAGGTTTGCCATGGAGTTGAATTCCTAAAGATTTATAATAGCCATGGGCGTTCGGattttcggttcggatcggatcattttttttagatttcgaATTTTTTGGATCTATAATTCTAAAATCCGTTcggatattttcaaatttcgGATTCGGATTGGATTCGGATCGGATTCGTTATCCGAAGTAatcaaaaatctaaatttttccGTCCAAATCTATTCAAACTACttgaaataaaccaaaatatctaaaaattacgTTTATTTTTTACCTAAATATACTCAAAAATAGTtgtaataaatgaaaaaaaaaattaaacttgtaGACACCTAAGTTATTACAACTTATATTTATTACTAAGATATTACTactatgtatttttattttgggcaTGTTCGGATATCCATTCGGATTTTGGTTCGGATCAGATTCGAATTCGGATTTTCGGATCCTTAAATTTAGAATCCGTTcgaatatttctaaatttttggtTTGGATCGGATCGGATTTTTAGGCtcggattcggatcggttttTTCGGATTCGGATATTATGCCCATACCTAATTTATAAGATGCAAATGcaagtttttttgtgtgttttctgaAGCCTTTGTTTAAATGATCTTTCATCATATATCACTAGCAAAAATCATCATTGTAAATCGTTCTATAAGTAGATTTAAGACAAgatagatttttcaaaaaataagcagacaaaatcatagttttttCCAATGACATATCATGCAATTACCAGTTTTGACATGTTTTTGTTAGTGGCTTATATGAAAATTGACATGTTTTTACTTTAATAGCTGAAATTTTTTGAGATTCTCTTGAGCACTTAAACTGAAAATACCTTCCTTTTTTGAGATTGAGCTCGCTgatatgaaaaattgaaaattgacATGTTTTTACTTTAATAGCATGTTTTCATTTATCAAAGAAATCGTATTTAACTGATATAAAAAATACCTTCCTTTTTTGAGATTGAGCTTGCTGATAGGtacatgttttaatttatacGAATGATTGAGCTCGCTGATTCACAAACCATTTACCAAGTCAAAAACTACATCATACTGTACTTTAATTTTTCCAAGATTGCCACAAACGCATCATGTAGTAAGAAGACAAGCTTGTGAAAGTTTAAAGTCATTGGAGTATATAGAGGACGTAGCTCGACTAACGGTTGTGCTCCTGAAAAATTAAAGAACTAAAGAATTTTCAGTTGTCGTGCTAAAAATTCGACAGATTCATTccctaataaaaaaatatttcttcatTACGTTAACGTGTTAATTCAGCAAACGTTTAGATACCCTATTCATTTCACGTCACGttagaagaaatatatattagtagaaacttgtatatataatatccttttttaaaaacaaaaagacttgtataattttttactcatgatgatatatgaaaaaaatgatgatatatgattttgtataaATGATAGAACATAAACAGAAGAAGGCATGGGAAACAGCCTCCATCTAGCTGCGACTATAAGCTCATCAAGAACATTGATAATATAGTCTCCAATCGACTCTCTACATTAACGGTCCAGGGCAATGGCAAGGAGCAAGTTGGACGATGCATTGCGAGAAGAGTTCGCAAACAAGGCGTGTCTAGCTAAATCTTCTATCCATAAGTTATactttttttggtcaagtaatttatattttctattcaaATGTATTTAGCTCTTTTACTTGCGAAAAATGATGCATCTAATgttaacatatacatatattgaatataattttacattcatacaaaaaaagaacTATTAGACTCTAATTTATAATGAGTTTCCATTGACAAACTACTGTTtctttatcaaaacaaaaaaatgagttaTTTCTTAGTAGTTAAAATTTAAGAAGAGCACTGTTGTCATACTTTTCgagatttaaatattaatttttgtattacatTATTGTGTATAcatatgtttattaaaaagaaaaacaagtaagcaacaacatatattaataaCTTATAACACTACTTTTATTTGCATAATAGTTtaacatgtgtatatatacgtTTTGATTTAAGATGTGTATATTTACAACCTTTTTTGTAACAGAAAACCCCACTCATTAGGACAATCATCCATTTATACAGaagacaataataaaatttaggaaaaaaataattgcattAGCAAGTTAATATTATTAGAACTTACACAAATCTTGGAATTTTATTATCTATCcacaaaattaaagacaaaaccaGTAATTACAAATGGATGTTACAAATATGACAAATGACCAACTTTGCAAGTTGATCTAGACTCACTCATTAGGACACAACCTTTTTTGTAACATAAAGAATCACTCATTAGGACAATCTTTCATTTTATACATATGACAActataaaaagtaaagaaaaaaaaatatcattgcattaCCAAATTAAGATTTATAACTTACACAAATCTTGATATTTTATTATCTATCCACAATATTAAAGACAAAACCAGTAATTACAAATggatgttacaaaaataaaaataaattaccaaCTTTACAAGTTGATCTCATAATAATGCCACACTTTAGACTCAAGCATGTATATAAACAAGCATTCTCTCCACCAAATATACCAACAAAGAAAGGAAACTCAAACCCgccactaaaaaaaaatgatgatgtcaaagaagaaagaaaccatcGGACGACAAAAAATTCCAATGGTtaagataaagaaagagagcCACAGGCAAGTCACGTTCTCGAAACGCAGAGCCGGTCTCTTCAAGAAAGCTAGTGAGCTTTGCACGTTGTGTGGTGCAGAGATTGGAATCATCGTGTTTTCTCCCGCGAAAAAGCCTTTCTCTTTCGGTCATCCGAGTGTTGAATCTTTATTGGATCGTTACTTGTCCCGAAACAATATATCATTAGCTCAGACTCAACAACCACAAGGAAACTCTGCAGCGGGCTGCGAACTGAATATGCAGTTAACGCAGATTTTGAGCGAGGTagaggatgagaagaagaagggtcAAGCAAtggaagaaataagaaaagCGAGTGTGAGGCGGTCGGTGATCAATTGGTGGGAGAAACCAGTAGAGGAGATGAATATGTTTCAGTTACAAGAAATGAAACATGCATTGGAGGAGTTGAGGAAGACGGTTGTGACAAATATGGCCTCATTTAGTGAGGTGAAAGAGGATGTGTTTGGTTTCTTGGACAACAAAGTGACAGCTCCTCCGTACATGAACATGTCGGNtaaatattaatttttgtattacatTATTGTGTATAcatatgtttattaaaaagaaaaacaagtaagcaacaacatatattaataaCTTATAACACTACTTTTATTTGCATAATAGTTtaacatgtgtatatatacgtTTTGATTTAAGATGTGTATATTTACAACCTTTTTTGTAACAGAAAACCCCACTCATTAGGACAATCATCCATTTATACAGaagacaataataaaatttaggaaaaaaataattgcattAGCAAGTTAATATTATTAGAACTTACACAAATCTTGGAATTTTATTATCTATCcacaaaattaaagacaaaaccaGTAATTACAAATGGATGTTACAAATATGACAAATGACCAACTTTGCAAGTTGATCTAGACTCACTCATTAGGACACAACCTTTTTTGTAACATAAAGAATCACTCATTAGGACAATCTTTCATTTTATACATATGACAActataaaaagtaaagaaaaaaaaatatcattgcattaCCAAATTAAGATTTATAACTTACACAAATCTTGATATTTTATTATCTATCCACAATATTAAAGACAAAACCAGTAATTACAAATggatgttacaaaaataaaaataaattaccaaCTTTACAAGTTGATCTCATAATAATGCCACACTTTAGACTCAAGCATGTATATAAACAAGCATTCTCTCCACCAAATATACCAACAAAGAAAGGAAACTCAAACCCgccactaaaaaaaaatgatgatgtcaaagaagaaagaaaccatcGGACGACAAAAAATTCCAATGGTtaagataaagaaagagagcCACAGGCAAGTCACGTTCTCGAAACGCAGAGCCGGTCTCTTCAAGAAAGCTAGTGAGCTTTGCACGTTGTGTGGTGCAGAGATTGGAATCATCGTGTTTTCTCCCGCGAAAAAGCCTTTCTCTTTCGGTCATCCGAGTGTTGAATCTTTATTGGATCGTTACTTGTCCCGAAACAATATATCATTAGCTCAGACTCAACAACCACAAGGAAACTCTGCAGCGGGCTGCGAACTGAATATGCAGTTAACGCAGATTTTGAGCGAGGTagaggatgagaagaagaagggtcAAGCAAtggaagaaataagaaaagCGAGTGTGAGGCGGTCGGTGATCAATTGGTGGGAGAAACCAGTAGAGGAGATGAATATGTTTCAGTTACAAGAAATGAAACATGCATTGGAGGAGTTGAGGAAGACGGTTGTGACAAATATGGCCTCATTTAGTGAGGTGAAAGAGGATGTGTTTGGTTTCTTGGACAACAAAGTGACAGCTCCTCCGTACATGAACATGTCGGCTGGTCTTTcaagtatttataattttgccAACGGAAATGGTTGTTTCTGATTCCAAAATtgctttcattttttgtttttgggttgcACTAGTATGAAAGTGAATCAAATAACTTGTAAGCTAGTATCTTGCTagcttattttctttttgaaattagTTTTGTTGCCTTACAACCACACAAATGATATTGATAATTAAGGGATTAATGTGAAAATATCAAatctttattattgttatttgtttgaACTACTTGAATGGTCGATTATATGTTAAATGGATTTATAGCTTCTTTTGGGTGTATAAcacatatatttgaaaaaataaaaggcATATCCGACAATCAGAACAGAGGAAGAGATACATTGCTCATAACACGGCAACAATCTCAGGTCTAGTATAACAAGGAAGCAACTCTATAGCTAGAGACGCGACTAGAgattaacaaacaaatcttaatctcgttagaacctcttcttcatctcattaAGACAAATCTTAATCTCATTAGAACCTTCGTTAATCGTACGACAAAACTGAGTNATATTAAAGACAAAACCAGTAAT from Camelina sativa cultivar DH55 chromosome 7, Cs, whole genome shotgun sequence includes the following:
- the LOC104703013 gene encoding zinc finger CCCH domain-containing protein 22 is translated as MASEEEKALEDLLDVQLKEQKDSLSAIDEALASDPFNPELLSVHEELLQAIKETEEGLFQLKRARLLQEADIALSVLNHDAGVEAVHLKELEPEKKDLDGSQCRFRHTDGRWYNGRIIGFEGSDTAKISFLTPTSESMTMCKFFMQQRCRFGSSCRSSHGLDVPLSSLKNYAQTEWKESMVGSKIWAVSGSKYDIWRKAELESWDDELQVGGIVFRDDGSSAKLGSDAMALSEYAQMTDDDGEEEENEEGSASDSDESISSDYEEESPQGIGFLESTNQPRGVQTDTVLFAKWENHTRGIASKMMASMGYREGMGLGASGQGILNPVLVKVLPAKRSLDYALEHVKNGEGKSDKQKKKRSRGGKRKREKKFAEAARAAKQKEESKPDLFSFINEQIFPRSHEKVSSIESVKKKQNNGPVDRKALVAYQDEIKDLKVELMKLEQMVNRNKKDQVVSDAATKRLNQVRKALASTLASQAAASNAVEIKEKEKKWLKF
- the LOC104703014 gene encoding protein TIC 55, chloroplastic, translated to MADHFLSSSLQLTATSPILFFTTVKTPVIHNHRTTCTAPTNPRFHLLRRSAAAGTAVADQTEGGRGGEVLLNPEDEKRVEVADYDWREEWYPLYLTRNVPEDAPLGLTVFDRQIVLYRDGEGTLRCYEDRCPHRLAKLSEGQLIDGRLECLYHGWQFEGDGKCVKIPQLPASAKIPKAACVKTYEVKDSQGVVWVWMSTKTPPNPEKLPWFEHFARPGFFDISTTHELPYDHSILLENLMDPAHVPISHDRTDFSSKREDAQPLVFEVTERTNRGFAGTWGKEKDGGKGSNLLRFDAPCVLQNNREFDGKDGVKNYFSGLFLCRPTGQGKSMLIVRFGVTKRSPLVSVLPQWFSHQNACKVFEQDMGFLSSQNEVLMKEKVPTKDLYLNLKSSDTWVAEYRKWMDKVGHGMPYHFGHRTISLPKVPPVVEHAPAGLIAALSASYPAKGGIGTMHAPNLANRYFRHIIHCRSCTKAIKSFELWKNILSATAIALTTLAILVVSRQWKAVLLGSAALLSTAAYGCLRAIELNTNNFIRTHRRL
- the LOC104703015 gene encoding agamous-like MADS-box protein AGL61, producing the protein MMMSKKKETIGRQKIPMVKIKKESHRQVTFSKRRAGLFKKASELCTLCGAEIGIIVFSPAKKPFSFGHPSVESLLDRYLSRNNISLAQTQQPQGNSAAGCELNMQLTQILSEVEDEKKKGQAMEEIRKASVRRSVINWWEKPVEEMNMFQLQEMKHALEELRKTVVTNMASFSEVKEDVFGFLDNKVTAPPYMNMSAGLSSIYNFANGNGCF
- the LOC104705028 gene encoding agamous-like MADS-box protein AGL61 → MMMSKKKETIGRQKIPMVKIKKESHRQVTFSKRRAGLFKKASELCTLCGAEIGIIVFSPAKKPFSFGHPSVESLLDRYLSRNNISLAQTQQPQGNSAAGCELNMQLTQILSEVEDEKKKGQAMEEIRKASVRRSVINWWEKPVEEMNMFQLQEMKHALEELRKTVVTNMASFSEVKEDVFGFLDNKVTAPPYMNMSXKY